One region of Cydia fagiglandana chromosome 15, ilCydFagi1.1, whole genome shotgun sequence genomic DNA includes:
- the LOC134671439 gene encoding zinc finger and BTB domain-containing protein 17-like isoform X1 produces the protein MDQGTATMNSEGYPVLLLPKKCTTLETNCEVSDNVFIELNISSPDTEGNEMCIYTGFCNVKLIDSYDMNLCHKTKENVPTEYNDNDLISVLVDESGTQIADAYNQSQVWIDPARSPFVYNHYDTNQQGHYSIYHNTRTNHITVEQHNTYITQNVYNYNKEPPTYPTDEFEHKKFRKVQVSESSTQQNTTEPNFNLYEEDEFECGVFLSQLPEEILQEKENRVREERKYIGIPSENGALKQLMSSDIQSSTKQRKTILFLGHDSHYGQTIQKIAMNDPFLVCSVKEEVNSQVVYEEPDYGNPSQKKYQCDKCKQIFDQIIEFRQHMVGDHISPRTYDGRTVGEIKFLCTECGKNIKSQKKFEQHCMSHGDPELECSKCHKVFASKFTLRAHNKIHSRKHGCVYCSKTYSKPDGLRTHVAKAHCVFMCEHCDFKSNKRNDLKEHEREHNQSDFDTLSVLDDDSCESDIIQLKSDVTEKSDLELKSDLELKSDLEMKSDEVHEVNSVKDEDIRRADSVIAKVMSNEIFGSKGKTRQYRKCNKVCDVCLKIFDRIGDLKRHLIEHIIKSTLDKIPVSRNGTLNIQCEVCQAETFTKVDRYKAHLREHAKLTIYKCTFCDKSFSDSSNFSKHKKIHGTTYLQCDLCGRKFNSKRMLIQHMEYHNKNEPIPCQFCHKMFHFESMLNKHIKCAHANTLNKFKCRFCCNYFKTLKEKWDHEWSIHNVRKMIVDCLICDSKFRKYTELKKHCSMVHNVEIPPAKKLWPK, from the exons ATGGACCAAGGTACCGCCACTATGAATTCGGAAGGTTATCCTGTACTGTTGCTGCCAAAAAAGTGTACTACGTTGGAAACCAATTGTGAAGTCTCCGATAATGTATTTATTGAGCTGAATATCTCCTCTCCAGATACCGAAGGGAATGAAATGTGTATTTACACAGGTTTCTGTAATGTAAAGTTAATAGATAGTTATGATATGAATCTATGCCACAAAACAAAGGAAAATGTTCCTACTGAGTATAATGATAATGACTTAATATCAGTATTGGTGGATGAGTCTGGAACCCAGATAGCTGATGCTTATAATCAGAGTCAAGTATGGATAGATCCAGCTAGGAGTCCATTTGTGTATAATCACTATGACACAAATCAGCAAGGGCATTACTCAATCTATCACAACACTAGGACTAACCACATAACTGTTGAACAACACAACACATACATCACCCAAAATGTGTACAATTATAACAAAGAGCCTCCAACTTACCCGACAGACGAATTTGAACATAAAAAGTTCAGGAAAGTCCAAGTTAGTGAATCGAGTACTCAGCAGAACACAACGGAACCCAACTTCAATTTATACGAAGAAGATGAGTTTGAGTGTGGTGTGTTTCTGTCCCAATTACCTGAGGAGATTCTACAGGAGAAGGAGAATAGAGTTAGAGAGGAACGGAAATACATTGGTATACCGAGTGAGAATGGAGCGTTGAAGCAGTTGATGTCATCGGACATTCAGTCATCTACAAAGCAGCGGAAGACCATATTGTTTCTCGGTCATGATTCTCATTATGGTCAGACCATACAGAAGATTGCTATGAATGATCCGTTTTTGGTGTGTTCGGTGAAGGAGGAGGTTAATTCACAAGTTGTGTATG AAGAGCCTGACTATGGAAACCCAAGTCAGAAGAAATACCAGTGCGACAAATGCAAACAGATCTTCGACCAAATCATAGAGTTCCGACAGCACATGGTTGGAGACCACATCAGCCCAAG gactTACGACGGCAGAACCGTCGGCGAAATAAAATTCCTCTGCACCGAGTGCGGCAAAAACATCAAATCGCAAAAGAAATTCGAGCAACACTGCATGTCGCACGGCGACCCGGAGCTAGAATGCAGCAAGTGCCATAAAGTGTTCGCCTCAAAATTCACCTTACGTGCACACAATAAGATCCATTCTCGCAAACACGGCTGCGTTTATTGCTCAAAGACTTACTCTAAACCAGACGGACTGAGGACTCATGTAGCCAAAGCGCATTGCGTTTTCATGTGTGAGCATTGCGactttaaaagcaataaaagaAATGATCTGAAAGAGCACGAGAGAGAGCATAATCAATCtgattttgatactttaagtgtTTTGGATGACGACTCTTGTGAATCAGATATTATTCAATTGAAGTCGGATGTTACGGAGAAGTCGGATTTGGAATTGAAGTCGGATTTGGAATTGAAGTCGGATTTGGAGATGAAGTCGGATGAGGTTCATGAAGTGAACAGTGTGAAGGATGAAGATATTCGGAGGGCGGATTCTGTTATAGCTAAAGTTATGTCGAACGAGATTTTTGGATCGAAGGGGAAGACGAGGCAGTACAGGAAGTGTAATAAG GTATGCGACGTCTGCCTAAAGATCTTCGACCGCATCGGCGACTTGAAGCGGCACCTGATCGAGCACATTATAAAGAGCACCCTGGATAAGATACCCGTCAGCAGGAACGGGACCCTTAATATACAGTGCGAGGTCTGCCAGGCCGAGACCTTCACTAAAGTTGACAG GTACAAAGCCCACCTCCGCGAGCACGCCAAGCTAACCATCTACAAGTGCACATTCTGCGACAAATCCTTCAGCGACTCCAGCAACTTTTCCAAGCACAAGAAAATCCACGGCACAACCTACCTCCAGTGCGACCTCTGCGGCCGCAAATTCAACTCTAAGCGTATGCTAATACAGCACATGGAATACCATAACAAAAACGAACCCATCCCCTGCCAATTCTGCCACAAAATGTTTCATTTCGAATCCATGTTAAACAAACATATCAAATGCGCTCACGCGAACACTCTAAACAAATTCAAATGCCGATTCTGCTGTAACTATTTCAAAACTCTAAAAGAAAAGTGGGACCATGAGTGGTCGATACATAATGTTAGGAAGATGATTGTTGATTGTCTGATCTGTGATTCTAAGTTTAGGAAGTATACGGAGTTGAAAAAGCATTGCTCTATGGTGCATAATGTGGAGATACCGCCCGCTAAGAAGTTGTGGCCGAAGTAG
- the LOC134671439 gene encoding zinc finger and BTB domain-containing protein 17-like isoform X2, whose amino-acid sequence MDQGTATMNSEGYPVLLLPKKCTTLETNCEVSDNVFIELNISSPDTEGNEMCIYTGFCNVKLIDSYDMNLCHKTKENVPTEYNDNDLISVLVDESGTQIADAYNQSQVWIDPARSPFVYNHYDTNQQGHYSIYHNTRTNHITVEQHNTYITQNVYNYNKEPPTYPTDEFEHKKFRKVQVSESSTQQNTTEPNFNLYEEDEFECGVFLSQLPEEILQEKENRVREERKYIGIPSENGALKQLMSSDIQSSTKQRKTILFLGHDSHYGQTIQKIAMNDPFLVCSVKEEVNSQVVYEPDYGNPSQKKYQCDKCKQIFDQIIEFRQHMVGDHISPRTYDGRTVGEIKFLCTECGKNIKSQKKFEQHCMSHGDPELECSKCHKVFASKFTLRAHNKIHSRKHGCVYCSKTYSKPDGLRTHVAKAHCVFMCEHCDFKSNKRNDLKEHEREHNQSDFDTLSVLDDDSCESDIIQLKSDVTEKSDLELKSDLELKSDLEMKSDEVHEVNSVKDEDIRRADSVIAKVMSNEIFGSKGKTRQYRKCNKVCDVCLKIFDRIGDLKRHLIEHIIKSTLDKIPVSRNGTLNIQCEVCQAETFTKVDRYKAHLREHAKLTIYKCTFCDKSFSDSSNFSKHKKIHGTTYLQCDLCGRKFNSKRMLIQHMEYHNKNEPIPCQFCHKMFHFESMLNKHIKCAHANTLNKFKCRFCCNYFKTLKEKWDHEWSIHNVRKMIVDCLICDSKFRKYTELKKHCSMVHNVEIPPAKKLWPK is encoded by the exons ATGGACCAAGGTACCGCCACTATGAATTCGGAAGGTTATCCTGTACTGTTGCTGCCAAAAAAGTGTACTACGTTGGAAACCAATTGTGAAGTCTCCGATAATGTATTTATTGAGCTGAATATCTCCTCTCCAGATACCGAAGGGAATGAAATGTGTATTTACACAGGTTTCTGTAATGTAAAGTTAATAGATAGTTATGATATGAATCTATGCCACAAAACAAAGGAAAATGTTCCTACTGAGTATAATGATAATGACTTAATATCAGTATTGGTGGATGAGTCTGGAACCCAGATAGCTGATGCTTATAATCAGAGTCAAGTATGGATAGATCCAGCTAGGAGTCCATTTGTGTATAATCACTATGACACAAATCAGCAAGGGCATTACTCAATCTATCACAACACTAGGACTAACCACATAACTGTTGAACAACACAACACATACATCACCCAAAATGTGTACAATTATAACAAAGAGCCTCCAACTTACCCGACAGACGAATTTGAACATAAAAAGTTCAGGAAAGTCCAAGTTAGTGAATCGAGTACTCAGCAGAACACAACGGAACCCAACTTCAATTTATACGAAGAAGATGAGTTTGAGTGTGGTGTGTTTCTGTCCCAATTACCTGAGGAGATTCTACAGGAGAAGGAGAATAGAGTTAGAGAGGAACGGAAATACATTGGTATACCGAGTGAGAATGGAGCGTTGAAGCAGTTGATGTCATCGGACATTCAGTCATCTACAAAGCAGCGGAAGACCATATTGTTTCTCGGTCATGATTCTCATTATGGTCAGACCATACAGAAGATTGCTATGAATGATCCGTTTTTGGTGTGTTCGGTGAAGGAGGAGGTTAATTCACAAGTTGTGTATG AGCCTGACTATGGAAACCCAAGTCAGAAGAAATACCAGTGCGACAAATGCAAACAGATCTTCGACCAAATCATAGAGTTCCGACAGCACATGGTTGGAGACCACATCAGCCCAAG gactTACGACGGCAGAACCGTCGGCGAAATAAAATTCCTCTGCACCGAGTGCGGCAAAAACATCAAATCGCAAAAGAAATTCGAGCAACACTGCATGTCGCACGGCGACCCGGAGCTAGAATGCAGCAAGTGCCATAAAGTGTTCGCCTCAAAATTCACCTTACGTGCACACAATAAGATCCATTCTCGCAAACACGGCTGCGTTTATTGCTCAAAGACTTACTCTAAACCAGACGGACTGAGGACTCATGTAGCCAAAGCGCATTGCGTTTTCATGTGTGAGCATTGCGactttaaaagcaataaaagaAATGATCTGAAAGAGCACGAGAGAGAGCATAATCAATCtgattttgatactttaagtgtTTTGGATGACGACTCTTGTGAATCAGATATTATTCAATTGAAGTCGGATGTTACGGAGAAGTCGGATTTGGAATTGAAGTCGGATTTGGAATTGAAGTCGGATTTGGAGATGAAGTCGGATGAGGTTCATGAAGTGAACAGTGTGAAGGATGAAGATATTCGGAGGGCGGATTCTGTTATAGCTAAAGTTATGTCGAACGAGATTTTTGGATCGAAGGGGAAGACGAGGCAGTACAGGAAGTGTAATAAG GTATGCGACGTCTGCCTAAAGATCTTCGACCGCATCGGCGACTTGAAGCGGCACCTGATCGAGCACATTATAAAGAGCACCCTGGATAAGATACCCGTCAGCAGGAACGGGACCCTTAATATACAGTGCGAGGTCTGCCAGGCCGAGACCTTCACTAAAGTTGACAG GTACAAAGCCCACCTCCGCGAGCACGCCAAGCTAACCATCTACAAGTGCACATTCTGCGACAAATCCTTCAGCGACTCCAGCAACTTTTCCAAGCACAAGAAAATCCACGGCACAACCTACCTCCAGTGCGACCTCTGCGGCCGCAAATTCAACTCTAAGCGTATGCTAATACAGCACATGGAATACCATAACAAAAACGAACCCATCCCCTGCCAATTCTGCCACAAAATGTTTCATTTCGAATCCATGTTAAACAAACATATCAAATGCGCTCACGCGAACACTCTAAACAAATTCAAATGCCGATTCTGCTGTAACTATTTCAAAACTCTAAAAGAAAAGTGGGACCATGAGTGGTCGATACATAATGTTAGGAAGATGATTGTTGATTGTCTGATCTGTGATTCTAAGTTTAGGAAGTATACGGAGTTGAAAAAGCATTGCTCTATGGTGCATAATGTGGAGATACCGCCCGCTAAGAAGTTGTGGCCGAAGTAG